The window AAAAGAATCACCGGTGTCCTCCAATTCTGGTGTGACATATTAAGGGACCTCTTGCTATGCTGCGGTGGAAAAAAACCAAATCTCGTCTCATCCAAATAAACAACGTCGGCTTGATGGATCGTGGAGGGACTTACAACTACCTAGTGgcgttttcatttgttttgtagGCAGACTAATTGAGGGCAAACCTTCATTAGAGTGGAGGCCTCGGTTTGTCAGCTTGGGCGGGTGCTTTTCACCTCTGGCTCTTTCATCCAattgggttttgtttttgaggATTTGGGCTTCTGTCTGCGTGTTTCATTCCCTGTCATTGTTTTCAGGTCCTTGGTTGTGTTCTGTTGCCTATTGTCTGTGGCGCCGTTCATCTTACGACTTGAATGTAAATGTCTTTTTGAGATTGCCGCGTAGCCAAGCGGACACACTCCACCATTGGACGGCCGGCCACTTGTTTCAACAGGGCCGCCGATTGATCGCTGACGCGAGCCTCGTGAATAAGTCAAACAAGAGCACTTTGCCAACATTGGGGCGTACTCAGCGATCCGCCTGTCAATTGTTGCTTGCTGTTCTAACTACCGTACAAGTGTAAGCGGGGTTGCCTTTGAGCCAGCAATTTTACAACAAACACAAAGACAGTGAGCACGTTTGCCAAAGAGCTGCCGTTGGCCACAGCTCACATCGGGAAACTCGCATACTTCCTATTTTCATTAAAAGGTATTGAATGCACAAGAGCGGAGCAAAGAACTGTTGCTTTCAAAGTTCTTTGCCGTTTGTACGCCATAAACAAAGGGGCCATTTGTTTACAGCAAACAAACGACGACTAAGCAAAGTGTTTCCCATGCTTCATCTTGTCACTCTCCTCATTCTCAGCTTTTCATCTTTCGGGCCATTAAGGCAGACGGGGCCGACTTCACTCAGTGCGCCAGCCACGGGAGTTTCCGGCATGGCTGGCAGGAGACGGCGTACAACATGTTTCACTTTGTGACACTCTATGTCTTCCCGCTGCTTGTCATGACCTTCTGCTACACAAGCATCCTCACCAAGATCACTGGGCAGATGCACAAGAGCAaaggtctgtgtgtgtgtgtgtgtgtgtgtgtgtgtgtgtgtgtgtgcgggtgcgTGCATGCGGGGCCACCCCCACACTCAGCCTTGACATTTGACTTTAGTTTTGCAAAAGAATCAAATCATCGCCCTCCATGGAAATGGCGTTAATTGGTTCCAGCCCCCTCAACATTTCTCTTAGTAAGGTCATTCAAGGATACTTGATAAAAACATCAACTAGCAGTTGTTGCAGAGCGATTTAACGCTCGGACCAAGTCAACGATGCTTCTCCTACTCTCCAGATGGTGAGCGATGCCTGCGACGCAGTGGAAAAGACCAGATTCCCAAAGCCCGGATGAAGACCCTCAAGATGACCATAGTCATTGTCAGTTCTTTTGTCATCTGTTGGACCCCTTATTACATTCTGGGGATCTGGTACTGGTTCCAACCGTCCATGATCCAGCACACTCCAGAGTACGTGCACCACATCCTGTTTGTCTTCGGCAACCTGAATACATGCTGCGACCCGATCATCTACGGTTTCTACACGACGTCCTTCCGGGCCGACCTGGCCGACGTGATGGcgtgctgccgctgccgccgccgccgccgcgccgacggCGACTCGCCGCGTTCTGTGGATCGCCTTTCGGCGAGAAAGGCCGGAGCTGCTGGGGAGATGGAGTCGGATCTGAGCTCCAACCCGCACAGCGGTAACGTATGATGGAGGGAGAGGCCGGTCACCTTACGCAATACTCAAGGGAACGTGatgggaaaggaaaggaaaggaaaggcccAGTCATGCTAATCAGTGGAATGCCATCAAAGTGAATATGCTGCAACATTGATGGCTTCCAACTTGGAATGCTGTTttgatgtcatttgttttgcTCTTTCTGGGCACCAAGTAGACACACCTCACCCAATCCGAttgctgtgatgtcatcaacGTGCTGCTGCATTGTTGCGTCGGACCTCGCTCGGGCTTGCCGTGGGATGGGCTCATCTCTTTGTTTCTTCGAAGCAAAAGGCAACGGAGATGCACAACTTGACGCACAGCCGAAAATTGCCTGAAGCAGTGGTTATAGTGGTAGTTTTCCTTTTGTCCAAGTCCAGACGTTTTTGTGCCATTTGGGCATTGTAAAGACTGCAAAATGGTTGAAAAGCTTGATTTGGGTCAGGACTTGATATGAGATGAGCGATATTAtacgagccccccccccctccccagcaAATGCAGATACTGAAGTCTTTTTAGAACAAATTGTATAACCTTGCATGATTGTCAATGAACTGGACGTAATATTTAATACTCAACAGTGTTAATGATTGGAGTGATTGGCGGGAGGGAAATCAATCACCTGTTGTGCATAGTACTTGTATGCTCCACATACTACGTAGGTGATATGCAATTTATAATTTGCTGAAAGAGACTCTATCAAATAACGTGTACGCCAACAGAACAATAAAAGTGATGTCAAACATATGCTGCTTGCTTTGTCTGTGGAATGTTGAGAGACTTGAACAAGTGCAGAAATGAatcaaaaatgtctttatttggtTTTAGGCATGTTGGAATATGAGAAATGTTAAGTGCAGACATTCAGGGAAATTTGCAGACAAAACAGAGACCAAGCCATACCAATAGGAATGAACTAGTTTTTTGTGTATGGGGCTATTCAATGCATTTAATCTTCCTTTTTATGTCCTAGAAATGAAGTTGTGGCCGTGAAGTCGAATCTTGCATCGACccttaacaataaataaataaataacaaggaCCTGTCCTCACATGATATGACGCCGTCCACACTAAGAAATGGAATTGGCGGGGAAAAATGTCATCATTGTGTGCCGATGGTGAGCTCGGactaaatcaaatcaaatcacagCTTGGCCTCGGTTCCCTGCTGCAGCTTTTCTCCAGTCTGCTCTCTCCATTTCCAACTTTTCCTTATTATTATGGTCAAAGACCTCTGTGACAACAGGTTAAAGCTTTTTCATAAATCCTGGACAGCACTTATAGAAATATTAAAGCATCATTTCTCCTATATAGCAGCCTGTTTCTACTTGCTAACAATTTCTTTCCTACTAGTAGATGGTTGTTTCAGGACACAAGGTGAGTTTGGCTACAGACCAAAAACTCACCCTGCTCAGAAAGCACCATTTTGCAATCCTACCGACGAAAAAAACCGACATCAGCAATTCATCATATGTATCAAATCTAATCATCAgaacaacaattaaaaaaacattgaaaaataGGAACATTTCTTTTGGCAGCTTTTCTTTCCCCTTTAACAAGAAGGATGAAAAATATTGAATATGAACAAAATTTCAAACCGAAACAGTAGAAAGGCTTTCCCTTGTTACAAAACTATCTTGAGCACTATCACGCTAAGAAAAACACATCTTCCATTCACATTGTTTTTTTGGTATCTTGTCAGTCGGTCGGGTATGTTAGAAAAGAGACAAGGTGAGCCATTTCATTCCAAATTGCCCTGCTTTGTGTCAACCTTTCAAACTTATAAAAGGATAGACAACTCACTTCAGTCAATTTTGTTCCCAGATGTcgttaaaaaagaaatattgactAGCAACGAGGAGAGCGGTGTCTCGTTGCTGTGGCAAGCCGATATAATTGCAATCGATCTTGGCGGACAAGACCAAATTCCTCGATTGGGACTACCAGACTCCCATATCTATCGACTGCACAAaagcactcttttttttttttttctgaatttgttTTGGAAAATGGGAAATCACTCTTTGTAGGCTGCAGCCCACAAGTGTCTCCTCACGCAAATATTTTCTCAGGTTTCTGTGCTTTGGTTGTGAGGAAGTATAAAAATGGGCAAAATGTATTTGGTTACATATTTATCCGCGCCAACGAAATATTTGGCAAGAAATTCTGACTACGTATATTGTATATACTTCCAGAATatgacattttcatttggtCACTTTCAAACGGTTTGTATTGAGCAAAATAGCTCCGTGTTCAAAACAGTGGGATGAAATATGAATAATCAATAGCTAAGCAAGGCAGGTGACCGACCCCTTTCAATCAGGAAGAAGATTtgatagaaaaagaagaaaatcaagAAAACCATCAAAATGTCTCAAAACAACGTCTTTGGGTGTCATTTAGCTTGCTTCTCATTTTTGGATAGGCTGACATGGTGAAACGCAAAAAGCCTAAAGGCATCAAGTCTCACCGTGGAAATTCTTCAGCCGCCCGCCAGTTGGGTACAGGTCCAGGGCCCCGGAGTAACCAAATTTGGAGAGCAAACTCTGCAGCCGGGCCGTTTGGTATGGATTTGTCTGAGGTTGGTTCCGTTTGGGTTCTTCTGGAAAAAAGGCGGTTGCTCGTCATGGCTGTCATTCCGTATGCAAATCCAATGCTCCTCTGATGTCAGATCAGAAGAAATGAACATTTGCATCACAAGTGGACACAAAAAAGAAGGCCTGAGGTGAGCAATTCCACTTTTGGCCTGCAGAGCTTTCTCTCCACGGTAGGCGACCCATTGAGCTCTCTctggactggactggactggctTAACACGGCACGCTGGCATTGGCACTGGTCAAACAGGAATTCAACgaaatggcttttttttgggggggggggggggtgaggtaGGTTGGCACATGCAACATTAATGTTGTTCTCAACTATGGCTCAGGTATTGTGAGGTAGCTTTCTTTGGAGGTGTGcaaggttttgtttgtttttaaaaacggCGTCCGCTACGGTGAAAGAGCATCATGGCTAAGCATGACCTCGGTAAGGCTTTGGCAAAGGCCGCTATGTTGCTTCCCGTATTATCGCAGACAAAGTGAAGGCAAAGTCAAGAGTTGTGTCACAACAGATTAGCGTGAGCGCTGGTGGATATTTGGCTTGCTTTTAGCGTACGCAGGCGTGCTCGGCGAGATTCGACAAGTAGAAAACATTTTGGTTATAGAACATTCTCCCACGAGCAAGCTGATGTGACGCGCATTTAGAAAGTGGTGAATCTGGAGTGACAATACTCTGTAAAGGCTTTTGTTGGACATGCACTTCTGCTTGTACGCAGGCAATCAAGGCAATACGCTTTGGTTCGACATATTAAAGTATAGCTTCGTTGCAAATAACTGGAGAAaagggttgggggtgggggtgggggggttgtttGACCAGCGCTAGCCTGTGCCGGTGCCAGGAAGACCCGATGAGTGTTGCTCAATGACCACTTGGCACTGCGCCGGGCAAATTGGCTGCTGCTGACACTGAGGAGAAAAGACAAGGCATTAGATAGAGAAGAGAGCAGGAGACTTCTCCCAAAGCACGTCAGAAGTGGCCCtgtgctcttcttcttcttcttcttcttctttttgttgcAAGCTACGTACCTGAGGCCCTGGCTCCATCCTGGGTGGTGGGTTGGTCGCCTCCTTGCGGATGCCATTGTGGCCTGTGTTGTCACTTGGCACGGCCCAAGTGTCCTGAGTCCCTTTAGCGCAAAAGAAACTGCAAACACATTCCAGGAATGAATGCAGAGCTGCACCATTGGAGCAAAGATTGATCCCAATCTGACCTGCGGCGATATCCAAACATGAGGAAGACCACGCAGAAGATGATGCAGGCGGTACCGATGTGGATGCCGATGACCACGCTGCCCAGAGAGGCTTCTCCTCCGTCCCTGCACTGGCACGGCGCGTTCTCGCCTGCAGGTAACATTACACTGCTTTGTCACTCTTTGCTCCGGCTGTAGGaaggcgtggcgtggcgtggcgtggtgtggcgtggcatggcatggcgtggcgtggcgtgccaCTGACTCACCGCTGTTTTGGGCACTTGTGCCTTCATCTGCCAACGACACCAGCCTCTTGGTGCACTCGCTCTCCCCATTTCCATTGTAGGccaccagtttgacttcataCACGCCACCCGATTCTGAAAGTGAATTTGTGATGGCGTTTCAATTGTAGCAATTGTCGTCCCTTAAATACGATCGCAGCATTTTTCCGGTCAATTGGAATGAAGCCAAACGCATGGTCAACACTAGCACAATGTTAATCGACAGACGTGTCACCATGAAATCCACGCAAGCAGAGACCTTTGCCACTCCAGAGCACTTTACAACATTGTCTATTATTGATTCCAGACTGGAGATGACAATGTTTCATGGCATGGCATCAATTGGCTCCATCAGCGAGGGAGGCACATCCCATTATTCACTTGGCTCATCATCTCCGGCCTCGTGATGAGGGACAACGTACTTTCATTGTTGGAGAAAAGCGATCATATATTGTCGCATCAAGATACTTACTATTGTGTTTGTATTCTTATCATAGTAAGCGTTGATTAAGAAACGTATAGACAAAATGAAAGCTCGACTCCATTTTGTCGTTTTTCTCGGAGAGCATCAAATGATTTGATGCAGCGCCTCACCACATTCTCATTTGTGCGTATGATGGATCTGGTCTGCCATCAAAGGTCCGGATTGTCTGCACAGTGCAGCAGGTGCTGTTGCTCGTGTTGTTATGGCAACTAACAGCGAGTTGTGAGCAAACGGAGAGAAATGGTGGGTGCACGCCGAAAAAAGGAACTTTCCGAAAATAATGACGTCCAATATCCGTTTTGGACAAGCGTCCATTCCAATTGACAGGCACGTACCCAGATCTGATAGAACGTGGGCGTTGATGTGACAGGGCAGCTGGATGGGTCCCTGGAAATCAGCGCTGGGGACCCGGCGGTAGGACAGCCTGAAGCCTTGGGCTCTGCCGGCCTTACCGGGCAGCTCCCACAGCACCTGGACAGCGCTGGAGTTCAACACCTTGGCGAAGAAGCTCGGACTTGTCGGCACTTGAAAGGACGAGGCAGAGAAGAACGCAAATGAGCCAATCCGATGGGATTGCATACAAGCTGTCTGTCATGTATGAAATCAATCTCACATTTGCTTCACCTCGGAAAtaaatccaataaaaaaaaatcgacattGATTGAAATTGTGAAGCTCAgcaaagaggccaagcggctcgAACGGAATGAAGAGCAGTCCCAATGAATAGCGGTCAGTGTCCTTACCGCCACCCAGTGTTGTTGCCACCACAGTGCGAGACTGCTGACTTGCTCCGAGTGGCGAATAAGCCTTCAGATAAAGGGAGTAGGTGGTGGCTGGCTCCAGGTTCTTCACGTCATGCTGAAAGGCCCCTTTGCTGATGGCTTCTTGCAGCTCCAAAGCATCTGGCTCTAGAAACACATGTATAGCAGTTGGAAGAAATCTTGACAAAGGTGGTGCCCCCTACCTACACACCTCCTATTTTGCGGATGTGCAGCACATATCCAATAATGCCCTCGGTGACTTCAGCGGGCGGTTGGCTCCACGTGATTTGCAAAGCGCTGGCGGACAACACGCTAGCGCTGAGGCCTTCGGGAGCGGCGGGCAAGTCTTTGGCTTGGCCCACGGCCAGTCGGGCGCTGGCCTGGTTGGTGCCGGCGCTGTTCTCGGCGATGCACTGGTAGATGGCCTCGTCCTCGGCGCCGATACGAGTCAGAGCCAGGGTGCTGCGGAGATGACGCGCAGGCTGATCAGTTTACACACAAGCCAAAAGGTGGATGGAATAACATGCGGTCGGATAGTGAGACCTCCCACATGGGCACAAATAGCACTTGATTTCCCTCCTCAAGATACAAaggagctagctagctagctagttccAAATGTGCAAGGCCCAAATTGAAAGGTCAAATAATGTCAAGGACACCAAATCGATGCCGCGATAGATCTTCTTTCCTGAGGGTGTCTATTTGTCGTATTGTATGATTGATTGTATTGTTGGGAGCTCATCTCTTCTCTTTAAGGCAACCACTGCGGTCTTGAAAAGAAGCAAAAGGCTTAACGGAGAGCTATGAAACACTTGGGAGATCTTTTCGGTCCCAATACGACATTTGAAAGAATCCACGCGCAGCGTATTGCGCAATGTGTACCTCTCCCGAGACAAGTGCAGCTACAGTAAAAGTGAATTTAATAGGAATCATATCACACCATGGATGGCCCATGACATGGTTCTAAAAAACATGAATAATTAATAGGGGTGGCGCTCTAAAAATACTGCAAACGCTCATGTTGGCATATCAATTGCCATAAATATGAGACATGATATATCTCACAATTCCTTTAAATGTGATTGGACTCATATGAAATCATTGAAAAAGGAGAACATTGCAGTGATCGTGACATGACTTTATGGTGGCTGTGCAAAGGCGCCACCTTGTGGTGGGTCTCAGGCTTGGTAAACGACTCGTCATGACATGACAAGCCATGACACGTCATGACATGACAAGCCATGACACGCCATGACATGTCTACCTGTTGTTATTGGTCAACTTGACGTTGTGGCCAGGCATCAAAACCTTGCCGTTCTTCAGCCAGATGAGGTGAGGCTCGGGGACACCCTGTGCCACGCAAGTAAACACggcactgccccctgctggtttGGACACAGACTGAGGCCACTGAAGGAACTCTGGAGGCGCTGTcgagtggagggagggagggagagaggaggTTCAATAAAGACAAAGACAGAACTTTTTTCAACtttgacatttttcaactgaaccAATTGCTTTTCTAATGATGTAGAAGAGTACAAAAAAGTCAACAACATTTCtcgtgagaaaaaaaaccccagcccCCTCATGCACATAGTGAACAGATGCAGAGGACTATTCTAAATTCTGCCATCACAATAGACGTGCATATTAATGCACAGCTCCCTTGAAGCTTTTTTAAGCCCCACCCTCCCTCCTAGCTCAGCATCTCATTGATGGAAGGGctgatctcccccccccccccccccccccccccccatccgcaGTGACCTCCCCAAGCCCAAATTTCTCCCCATAAGCCGATGGAGTTGTGTCAACAAGATGCCCGTTTTAATCAAGACATTCATCGGGGATTCTGACCTTTATGTTTCGCTTAatctctttgattttttttccccatttttccACGCCTTAAAAGGAGTGATGTGCGGCCCTCTCTGCACGTTCCTCAAAGAATGTGTTGAGTTGTTCACCATATGTATTTGTGTATGTACTGAATGCAAAGACTAAACACGTCTCCAAAGTGTCGTTCTGAAGTTCAATTCTTTCTTTTAAtcccccccctccactgcccTTATGCATCAAGAGGGGAGAGCTGTCCACCTCTCTCTCGGTCCGTTCATCTGTCCAAACGTTCAAAATTGTCAGGCGTCCTCAGCTGACTGCACACGGGTCGGGTCGATCCATAGCGCGTATTGATCAGTGATTCAGTTGACCTTGACTCTTAGCGCAGCTCATAAATCTTGCCCCCTTTTCCTTTGTTTGCATTCatacatctttctttttttcatttccctACTTGCGATGGAAACAAATTCAAAGGAAAGCCTTCCCCGATcttttaaacaaacaaatattagagacaatttgtaattccgtttttattcattttcagaGTGCGTTTATTAGGCTTGATTCGTTTTATATTcgtttcttttttaattggttttagtgtttgtttttctttttgcgagATAATAAAAGGGGCTGAGTTCCTGCCTGGTGTGGGAAAGTTGCTGATGTTGATATAATTTATGAGAAGTGAAGGCCTTTGTGGCATCTGCATGATAAAAGATCTGCACATCTTTTTTGGAGGACTTTGTGGACAAAaccagagggagggggggggggggaggttatAAGACAGAGGGAgtctggggattttttttttttctaaacacgATTCTATAAATTGGCTGGCCGTCTTTTGTGTCTCCCCCTAAAATGGCGCTCCCCCTTGTGGGATGCTATCCATCTTCCGAGCCTCCATAATTAACtaagagacccccccccccttctcctcctttctcttttcatttcAATGTCCGTCCCCCCCAGCTCAACCGTTTTCACACTATCATTCCCCCAGTCCTCCTGTCGGGGTTAGAGGTCAGAGGTCGCAGATCAGCGGTAACACCCCttcccctttttctcttaatccaTGCGCGGCGTATTGACAATTTCGTCatcctctgttctttttctttttgttccatctCGACCGACCGAGCGACCGAGCGAGCGACCATGGCCGTGAAAGCTGTCTGCTAAAATCCCACGGAAGTTGATTTGGGATGGAGCGAGATAAGTTGCGGATGCTCAATGTGTTGAGTTGTAAAGTCAGGAAGCTACATTGTGCCAGGCATTATGAACAGATGTCCACTGCTCCTTATTGTCTATGAACCAAGCGAGAAACCAGGTCAATATCTTAATGAATATATTAGAGATGAACTCAATTCTACACCAGAGGCTCCTGCCAATCACTTGACGGAGTATTGATTAATATGAGCGTTGGACGCAACATCAACTGAGGGAGGAATGGTGGCAAAGCTGAATCGTATTAATATCGATTCACGTTACAAAAAGGATGAGGAACATCATGTTTGGAATGGAATCATCTCTATCAGCAATTCCACACTTTAGAAATGTCATCAAGTATTTGTTTAACAATGTGTATCATGATTTGTTGCTCTCAATTACGATGCCTTTAGAGGCCTTTTGCAAATTGGAATTATTTATGGATGGGTTGCTAGGGGGCTGGTGCGAGAGACTGAGGAGTCAGGGGCAAAGGTGGGAAGAAAGGGTGGAGCTTTGCTATTGACCCTCTCCTTCCCTTTCACTGGCTGCCGCTGCAAATTAACATggccaaatacacacacacacacacacacacacacacacacacacacacacacacgggtcgGGCCGCAGATGCTCCAGTCAATTATCAAAGGTGGCCATGGAAGCTGAGGGTGAGGCTGACAACACACCTCAAACTCACAGCTCATTCATTTTTCTCATGactgttttttatttgtattttctttttcggAAGCGCTATTTTCCAGAGAATTGACCTGTCATGAAATCTAATGAATACTAGGGAGTCATGGTCTAACTAAGGTTTGAAAAGGACAAATGTTTGCAGCTCATGTAGAGTCAATGATCTAGTCGCACCCACGTACCTTGTACCACAAGTCTGCCAAGCGCCGTGCGTCTCATCCTGGTGCCCGGCCGGTTGGCAGCGCACACGTACACGCCGGAGTGCTGCAGAGAAACGTCTGAGATCATCAGGTTCCCCGTTCCAAGGACCTGGATGCCTTCAACTCCGATGGAGCGTCCGTCTGACGGAGTGAAAAAACAAAGCGGCTTTGGAAAATCCACATCAGCTTCCGAGTATGTTTGAGTGGCGTTACCTAGTCTGCTCCAGGAAACGATCGGCTTGGGGTTTCCTGTGGCAATGCACTCTAAAATGGCCGTCTGATGGACAGTGATGGTTAGATTCTGAGGCCCCGACAGGATGACTGGCTCCTTGTAGATTCTCGAGGTTCCTCCTAAAAAAACAGACGCTACGACGTACAGATCTCGCATGTATGCGCGTGGCATGGTTGGGCGAACATCCACCTACCGGTGATGTTGAGAACGGCCTCGTGGCTATAGCGAGTGTTTGCAATGTTGCTGGCGACACAACGGAAGACCCCGACGTCGGCCTGTCCCACAGCCGTCACCTGAAGGATCCCCATCGGGAGAAGAGTGTACCTGCGTGGAGaaataggaggagatgtgtgaCCTGTCATCACAacccctatgtgtgtgtgtgtgtgtacctgttgTCAGTGGTGCTAAGGGGCACTCTGTCTTTCTCCCAGGTAATGTTGGCCTCAGGTATTCCACTGATCTGACACTGGAAGCGTGCAACACCTCCCTCATCTACTGCCATGGACATCGGGTGAGTGTGGAACTTGGGAAGAGCTGACAAAGGGAAGAGCATCACAAAGGAGGTCAAGTTGACTCTTGATAAGCGCTAGAATGAGCAAGATAACCTTTCCACTCGCTTGGCTCCCGTCAAGGGATTCCCACGACTTAATGGATACGAGCGGAGTGCGGCAACAAATGAGAGATCGCCATGGAGACTCATTACACGGAGCTACACCGTCCGGAGGTGGCAAAGACGGGAAGAGACACTTACACGCCAAAAGGACTTTGGCCTTGCGGCTGACCAGCATGCCGTAGCGATTCTGAGCGGCGCAGTCGTACTCGCCCGTATCGGCGTCGCTGCCTTCTTTGCGTTTCTGGAAGTTGTCGATCAACAGCGTGCCGTTGGGCAGCACCCGAAGCCTGGAATTGGCGCTCAAAGGCAGCCCGTTCTTACGCCAGCTAATGTGGACGGGCTCCTCGCCCCGCACGCTGCAGTCCAACGTGAGCGGGCGATCCCTCACCGCAATCACGTCTCGGGGTTCTTGCAGGAAAGACAGCTCAGAGGCCAAGCAGGCACCTGGGGAAAAACAAGACGGAGTCAAATCCATcctcattaaaacaacaaccTCATACTAATATTTGTATTGGACACatttcaataaataataatcatcCAATTTGACTTGGATTACAGTTTGGgaataaaagtcaaagtctgctttactgtcaatttcttcacacacaaagagatcatcAACATCTCCATCCAAACTTCAACAAAGGAAAGCAATGTCAAATTGCAAGACACCCAACCACACAAGAGGTCCAAACGACGTCAACATCTATAACATCTCCATCCAAACTTCAACAAAGGAAAGCAATGTCGAATTGCAAGACACCCGACCACATTGGAGGCTTTGCTGGATGATTTGCTGCAGCTATGGCTTTTGCCACAAAAGAGCCAGAACGCCGTCCATGCATGGAGGGCAACAACAATGCCGAAAAGTGAGGAGGAGAATAGCGGCCGGGGTCGCGGAGGTCAAGTTTAGGAGAACGTCTGTCTATACAACAAGGGGCCTAGCGCCCGCCACAATGGTGCTGTGACTGTGGttatttgcgccccccccccccccccccccccccccagcaaacTTTCTTGTCAACTAGCACGCACACATAAGGGCACGGCACCATCTGCCCCCTTCTTATGCATGCCCTccgccctcccctccctccctcctcgccATCCTTTCAGATCCATCGGAGAGGTGACTTTCCCATGCCACCAGATCTCCTCCATCGCACCCGTGCGCCCTCTTGGCCGTGACCTCTCTCAGCATTAACGTGCTAATGACCTCATATGCAAAAGAGCGGCTGCCGTCGTCGCCTTCCCAGCTGCCAAGCTGGAACAATGGCAGCCCGCCCTTgaacccgccgccgccgccgcacaatGCCCCATCAATGTCACGACCAAATGCGGCCCTCCGTTCAAATGTCAATGCCGTGCAAGACAAAGCCGTTTGCGTCTGAACTCGACTCTGGATGCGTTTCGGTCGTCAATAGGGTGAACGTAGGCGCAACGAAtgcaaaaagaaattcaaatccAAATCTAACGGCAGCAGTCGTTGGTGCCATTGAAAAGGACATTTGGAGCCATTTGGCAAATATTGCTTGGCTCCGctcatcaaaacaaaaa of the Syngnathus typhle isolate RoL2023-S1 ecotype Sweden linkage group LG20, RoL_Styp_1.0, whole genome shotgun sequence genome contains:
- the LOC133144936 gene encoding gonadotropin-releasing hormone II receptor-like; its protein translation is MPGNLSTAASPAADTSNGTAAAPWEAPAFTVAARCRVAATLVLFVFAAASNLAVLISVRWGRGYRLAAHLRPLIASLASADLVMTFVVMPLDAVWNITVQWYAGDAMCKLLCFLKLFAMHSAAFILVVVSLDRYRAILHPLDSLDAGLRNKRMLLVAWTLSLLLASPQLFIFRAIKADGADFTQCASHGSFRHGWQETAYNMFHFVTLYVFPLLVMTFCYTSILTKITGQMHKSKDGERCLRRSGKDQIPKARMKTLKMTIVIVSSFVICWTPYYILGIWYWFQPSMIQHTPEYVHHILFVFGNLNTCCDPIIYGFYTTSFRADLADVMACCRCRRRRRADGDSPRSVDRLSARKAGAAGEMESDLSSNPHSGNV
- the si:ch211-57n23.4 gene encoding immunoglobulin superfamily DCC subclass member 3 — encoded protein: MRPRTLLTALTPLLCACLASELSFLQEPRDVIAVRDRPLTLDCSVRGEEPVHISWRKNGLPLSANSRLRVLPNGTLLIDNFQKRKEGSDADTGEYDCAAQNRYGMLVSRKAKVLLASLPKFHTHPMSMAVDEGGVARFQCQISGIPEANITWEKDRVPLSTTDNRYTLLPMGILQVTAVGQADVGVFRCVASNIANTRYSHEAVLNITGGTSRIYKEPVILSGPQNLTITVHQTAILECIATGNPKPIVSWSRLDGRSIGVEGIQVLGTGNLMISDVSLQHSGVYVCAANRPGTRMRRTALGRLVVQAPPEFLQWPQSVSKPAGGSAVFTCVAQGVPEPHLIWLKNGKVLMPGHNVKLTNNNSTLALTRIGAEDEAIYQCIAENSAGTNQASARLAVGQAKDLPAAPEGLSASVLSASALQITWSQPPAEVTEGIIGYVLHIRKIGEPDALELQEAISKGAFQHDVKNLEPATTYSLYLKAYSPLGASQQSRTVVATTLGGVPTSPSFFAKVLNSSAVQVLWELPGKAGRAQGFRLSYRRVPSADFQGPIQLPCHINAHVLSDLESGGVYEVKLVAYNGNGESECTKRLVSLADEGTSAQNSGENAPCQCRDGGEASLGSVVIGIHIGTACIIFCVVFLMFGYRRSFFCAKGTQDTWAVPSDNTGHNGIRKEATNPPPRMEPGPQQPICPAQCQVVIEQHSSGLPGTGTG